A portion of the Aythya fuligula isolate bAytFul2 chromosome 10, bAytFul2.pri, whole genome shotgun sequence genome contains these proteins:
- the PPM1M gene encoding protein phosphatase 1M, which yields MSAEWLRWVRRGGPGERPGSSQEPGPRSLSPSPSPAPCYRRPKFLRGGGGGEESPRGRRAVRGTGPERPLLWGSGYAEVINAEKSEFNEDQATCCQISIRRRELGLEEDKEWLILCSTQFLTGYYWALFDGHGGPSAAVIASNYLHYCIKQKLEEVAGAITEARPPMHVSGRCVCDSDPQFVEEKHIRVEDMVVGALENAFQECDEVIGQEMEATGQTGGCTALAALYFQGKLYVANAGDSRAILVLKDTIVPMSCEFTPETERQRLQHLAFLFPKLLDGEFTRFEFPRRLKGDDVGQKVLYRDYFMEGWGYKLVEKADLKYPLVHGHGKQARLLGTLAVSRGLGDHQLKVIDTNIEVKPFLSCIPKVNIFDFALHDIKENDVLIMATDGLWDILCNKEVAHMARSFLAENRTDPHRFSELAKRLVRRARGKKIGHQWMLDDSREASYDDISVFVVPLHNRDEDC from the exons ATGTCGGCCGAATGGCTGCGGTGGGTGaggcggggcggccccggggagcGGCCGGGGAGCAGCCAGGAGCCGGGGCCGCgctccctgtccccgtccccgtcccccgcTCCGTGCTACCGCCGGCCCAAATTCCTGCGTGGCGGAGGCGGAGGCGAGGAGAGCCCGCGGGGCCGGCGGGCCGTGAGGGGCACCGGGCCCGAGCGACCCCTGCTCTGGGGCTCGGGCTACGCTGA GGTTATCAATGCTGAGAAGTCGGAGTTCAATGAGGACCAGGCGACATGCTGCCAGATCTCCATCcgcaggagggagctgggcctgGAAGAGGACAAGGAGTGGCTGATCCTGTGCTCCACACAG TTTTTGACTGGTTACTACTGGGCACTCTTCGATGGCCATGGTGGCCCATCAGCTGCCGTCATCGCCTCCAACTATTTGCATTACTGCATCaagcagaagctggaggaggTTGCGGGGGCCATCACCGAGGCCCGTCCCCCCATGCACGTGAGCGGCCGCTGCGTTTGCGACAGTGACCCCCAGTTCGTGGAGGAGAAGCACATTCGCGTGGAAGACATGGTGGTGGGAGCCTTGGAGAACGCCTTCCAGGAATGC GATGAAGTCATTGGCCAAGAGATGGAAGCCACTGGCCAGACAGGAGGCTGCACTGCTCTGGCTGCTCTTTATTTCCAGGGAAAACTGTATGTGGCTAACGCTGGGGACAGCAG GGCCATTCTTGTTCTGAAGGACACCATCGTGCCCATGAGCTGCGAGTTCACACCCGAGACAGAGAGGCAGCGACTCCAGCACTTG gCTTTTCTCTTCCCCAAACTCCTGGACGGAGAGTTCACGCGCTTTGAGTTTCCACGGAGGCTGAAGGGAGATGACGTGGGTCAGAAAGTCCTGTACCGGGACTACTTCATGGAGGGCTG GGGATACAAGCTGGTGGAGAAAGCTGACCTCAAGTATCCTCTTGTCCATGGTCACGGGAAGCAG GCTCGCTTGCTGGGGACCCTGGCTGTCTCTCGAGGTTTAGGGGATCATCAACTCAAAGTCATCGACACCAACATTGAAGTGAAACCTTTTCTCTCCTGCATTCCTAAG GTGAACATATTTGACTTTGCTCTGCATGACATTAAGGAAAACGACGTCCTCATCATGGCAACTGATGGCCTTTGGGACATTTTGTGCAACAAAGAGGTGGCCCATATGGCCAGGAGCTTCCTTGCAGAAAACAGGACCGATCCCCACAG ATTTTCAGAACTGGCCAAGCGCTTGGTACGCAGGGCAAGAGGAAAGAAGATAGGCCACCAGTGGATGCTGGATGATAGCCGTGAGGCATCCTACGATGACATCTCTGTATTTGTCGTCCCACTACACAACAGGGATGAGGACTGCTAG